In a single window of the Allobranchiibius huperziae genome:
- the ispH gene encoding 4-hydroxy-3-methylbut-2-enyl diphosphate reductase — MTAGIATALRIERVALGARVGRPTHVAGRGPRVAPTSPDGPTLLAGVAGGLVPGVRAGHVVVADRVLLDGDGYDCPAAPLVAGALRRRGLTVHVGPIASVDHVVDGPDRAALAARTGALAVDTESGYLARQLGARPLTVVRAIVDGTEQPLRHPGTALRGVAALRALREAAPVLREWYDAALDRDVLLAGPRSFCAGVERAIEIVGRALQSHGAPVYVRRQIVHNAHVVQDLQRKGAIFVQEVEEIPRGAVTVLAAHGVAPSVRQQARERDLVVIDATCPLVAKVHTEVRRFAAPGSTVFLIGHADHEEVVGTRGEAPENVVVVDNPDEAARVQAVRPDRVSYVTQTTLAVEEAQESARVLRDRFPTLRAPARDDICYATSNRQQAVRAVAADTELVLVVGSQNSSNSRRLVEVAEAAGTPAHLVEDATEVDLAWLRGVRRVGITAGASAPPSLVDELVHALSGLGAVEAAESSVVDEHVQFTLPREVS, encoded by the coding sequence ATGACGGCCGGCATCGCCACCGCGTTGCGGATCGAACGGGTCGCCCTGGGCGCCCGGGTCGGACGGCCGACCCACGTCGCGGGTCGCGGGCCCCGGGTCGCGCCGACGTCGCCCGACGGCCCGACACTCCTCGCCGGGGTGGCCGGCGGTCTCGTCCCCGGTGTCCGCGCCGGTCACGTCGTGGTGGCCGACCGGGTGCTGCTCGACGGAGACGGATACGACTGTCCCGCAGCCCCTCTGGTGGCCGGTGCGCTGCGCCGACGGGGGCTCACCGTGCACGTCGGGCCCATCGCCTCCGTCGATCACGTCGTCGACGGACCCGACCGCGCCGCGCTCGCCGCGCGCACCGGCGCCCTGGCCGTCGACACGGAGTCCGGTTACCTCGCGCGGCAGCTCGGCGCGCGCCCCCTGACGGTGGTGCGCGCGATCGTCGACGGGACCGAGCAGCCGCTGCGCCACCCGGGCACGGCACTGCGAGGCGTCGCCGCGCTGCGGGCCCTGCGCGAGGCCGCGCCGGTGCTGCGCGAGTGGTACGACGCCGCCCTCGACCGCGACGTCCTGCTCGCCGGGCCGCGGTCGTTCTGCGCCGGTGTGGAGCGGGCGATCGAGATCGTCGGCCGGGCGCTGCAGTCCCACGGTGCGCCGGTCTACGTGCGCCGGCAGATCGTGCACAACGCCCACGTGGTGCAGGACCTGCAGCGCAAGGGCGCGATCTTCGTGCAGGAGGTGGAGGAGATACCGCGCGGCGCGGTGACCGTGCTGGCCGCCCACGGGGTGGCGCCGTCCGTGCGGCAGCAGGCCCGCGAGCGCGATCTCGTGGTGATCGACGCGACCTGCCCCCTGGTGGCCAAGGTGCACACCGAGGTTCGCCGGTTCGCCGCTCCCGGCAGCACCGTCTTCCTGATCGGGCACGCCGACCACGAGGAGGTCGTCGGAACCCGCGGGGAAGCGCCGGAGAACGTCGTCGTCGTGGACAACCCGGACGAGGCAGCCCGGGTGCAGGCGGTCCGACCCGACCGGGTCTCGTACGTCACGCAGACCACGCTGGCCGTCGAGGAGGCGCAGGAGTCGGCGCGGGTGCTGCGCGACCGCTTCCCCACGCTGCGGGCGCCGGCCCGGGACGACATCTGTTACGCGACCAGCAACCGTCAGCAGGCGGTGCGGGCCGTCGCCGCCGACACCGAGCTGGTGCTGGTGGTCGGCTCGCAGAACTCCTCCAACTCCCGCCGGCTCGTGGAGGTCGCCGAGGCGGCGGGCACGCCCGCGCACCTGGTCGAGGACGCCACCGAGGTCGATCTGGCCTGGCTCCGCGGCGTTCGCCGGGTCGGCATCACGGCCGGCGCCTCCGCGCCCCCGTCGCTGGTCGATGAGTTGGTGCACGCACTGTCCGGGCTGGGCGCGGTCGAGGCGGCGGAGTCCTCCGTCGTCGACGAACACGTGCAGTTCACCCTTCCACGAGAGGTCAGCTGA
- the shc gene encoding squalene--hopene cyclase: MTPVLASGSVAGDVDATSDPRSAARAALDAAIAHLSSLQHEQGWWKGDLATNVTMDAEDMMLREFLGIATAETRDQSARWIRSQQREDGTWATFFGGPGNLDTTVEAWVALRIAGDQATAPHMLRAQQFVRAQGGVERSRVFTRIWLALFGLWDWRDLPNLPPELIHLPRWFPLNVYDWGCWARQTIVPLTVVCTLRPRRPLPFAIDELRTGAELEAFAPWSTVGGAFQRADVLLHAYAKRPLRQLRTGAMRRAAEWIIARQEADGGWGGIQPPWVYSILALHLLGYPLEHPVLRAAVDGLEGFVITEDTDEGPIRRVEACQSPVWDTALAVNALLDSGISGDDARVRRAADWLAREQITGDGDWQVRRPGIPSGGWAFEFANDVYPDVDDGAEVVMALRRVGSNRPTLLRRGVDRGIAWTAGMQSKDGGWGAFDADNTRTLATHLPFCDFGAVIDSPSADVTAHVVEMLAAEGRARGERCRRGVAWLLEHQEPDGSWFGRWGANHVYGTGAVVPALVAAGIPADHNAIRASVRWLGEHQNADGGWGEDLRSYRDPDWIGHGASTASQTAWALMALVAAGEADDGGGVVERGIAYLAGTQRADGTWDEDLYTGTGFPGDFYINYGLYRLIFPIWALGRYVGGGPA; encoded by the coding sequence ATGACCCCCGTGCTCGCGTCCGGCTCCGTGGCAGGTGACGTCGACGCTACCTCGGACCCGCGGTCGGCCGCGCGCGCCGCTCTGGACGCGGCGATCGCCCATCTGAGCAGCCTTCAGCACGAACAGGGTTGGTGGAAGGGCGATCTGGCGACCAACGTCACCATGGACGCCGAGGACATGATGCTGCGCGAATTCCTCGGGATCGCGACGGCCGAGACCCGCGACCAGAGCGCACGGTGGATCCGGTCCCAGCAGCGCGAGGACGGCACCTGGGCGACCTTCTTCGGAGGGCCCGGTAATCTCGACACCACCGTCGAGGCATGGGTCGCCCTGCGGATCGCGGGCGACCAGGCGACCGCCCCGCACATGCTGCGCGCACAGCAGTTCGTCCGCGCCCAGGGCGGCGTCGAGCGTTCCCGGGTCTTCACCCGCATCTGGCTCGCCCTCTTCGGGCTGTGGGACTGGCGCGACCTGCCGAACCTGCCCCCGGAGCTCATCCACCTGCCCCGGTGGTTCCCGCTGAACGTCTACGACTGGGGTTGCTGGGCCCGACAGACGATCGTGCCGCTCACCGTCGTCTGCACGCTGCGGCCGCGGCGCCCGCTGCCCTTCGCCATCGACGAGCTCCGCACCGGTGCGGAGCTGGAGGCGTTCGCCCCGTGGAGCACCGTCGGGGGCGCGTTCCAACGCGCCGACGTCCTCCTGCACGCGTACGCCAAGCGGCCGCTGCGGCAGCTGCGCACCGGGGCGATGCGCAGAGCGGCGGAGTGGATCATCGCGCGCCAGGAGGCCGACGGGGGATGGGGTGGCATCCAGCCGCCGTGGGTCTACTCGATCCTCGCGCTGCATCTGCTCGGCTACCCGCTGGAGCATCCCGTGCTGCGGGCCGCGGTCGACGGGCTGGAGGGCTTCGTCATCACGGAGGACACCGACGAGGGACCGATCCGCCGGGTCGAGGCGTGCCAGTCGCCGGTCTGGGACACCGCGCTCGCGGTCAACGCGCTGCTGGACTCCGGTATCAGCGGCGACGACGCGCGGGTCCGACGTGCCGCGGACTGGCTGGCCCGTGAGCAGATCACCGGTGACGGGGACTGGCAGGTACGCCGGCCCGGGATCCCGTCCGGCGGTTGGGCTTTCGAGTTCGCCAACGACGTCTACCCGGATGTCGACGACGGCGCCGAGGTGGTGATGGCGCTGCGCCGGGTCGGCAGCAACCGGCCCACCCTGCTGCGGCGCGGGGTGGACAGGGGTATCGCGTGGACGGCCGGGATGCAGTCGAAGGACGGCGGCTGGGGCGCCTTCGACGCCGACAACACCCGCACGCTGGCCACCCACCTGCCGTTCTGTGACTTCGGTGCCGTGATCGACTCGCCGTCGGCGGACGTGACGGCCCACGTCGTGGAGATGCTCGCCGCCGAGGGACGCGCCCGGGGGGAGCGCTGCCGCCGCGGCGTGGCCTGGTTGCTGGAGCACCAGGAGCCCGACGGTTCGTGGTTCGGGCGCTGGGGTGCGAACCACGTGTACGGCACGGGCGCCGTCGTACCGGCATTGGTCGCCGCAGGTATCCCCGCCGATCACAACGCCATTCGCGCGAGTGTGCGCTGGCTGGGGGAGCACCAGAACGCCGACGGCGGGTGGGGCGAGGACCTGCGGTCCTACCGCGATCCGGACTGGATCGGACACGGTGCCTCCACCGCCTCCCAGACCGCGTGGGCGCTGATGGCGCTGGTCGCCGCCGGTGAGGCGGACGACGGTGGGGGTGTGGTCGAGCGCGGCATCGCCTACCTGGCCGGCACCCAACGCGCCGACGGCACCTGGGACGAAGACCTGTACACCGGCACCGGTTTCCCGGGCGACTTCTACATCAACTACGGCCTCTACCGGCTCATCTTCCCGATCTGGGCCCTGGGTCGGTACGTCGGGGGTGGGCCGGCATGA
- a CDS encoding 1-deoxy-D-xylulose-5-phosphate synthase → MPARGSGLLDRVISPADVRALDARSLPALAAEVRERLVDVVTRTGGHLGPNLGVVEVTIALHRAFDSPREPIVWDTGHQAYVHKMLTGRAADLESLRVAGGLSGYPSRRESEHDIVENSHASTSLSYADGLAKAHELTGCRRWVVAVIGDGAMTGGMAWEALNNIGGSGRNVLVVLNDNGRSYEPTVGALARHLAALREGSARSNLFETLGLRYIGPVDGHDITALERSLRAVRRRPGPTVLHVVTRKGAGYDAAEQDEADCLHTVSPAPPPALTAAVRPRGTRWTDAFATELVAIGEDRADVVAVTAAMRRPTGLLPFGTRFPHRTFDVGIAEQHAVTSAAGLATGGLHPVVAIYSTFLNRAFDQVLMDVALHRLPVTFVLDRAGITGPDGASHHGIWDVSMLGLVPGIRVAAPRDALRLRDLLREAVAEDGGPSVVRFPKGEAPAPVGAICRFGPVDVLRRRAGDGDVLLVSTGPLAAVALDAADRLEATGVAVTVVDPRWVHPLAPELVTMAAEHQLVVTLEDNAVPAGPGSALRDRLQQMSCSTKVLTVGHEARFIGVGEREDLLRERGIDVAHVVRLVQSSCWPGLRSDAVRLRALQA, encoded by the coding sequence ATGCCAGCGCGCGGCTCCGGACTGCTCGACCGGGTCATCTCGCCTGCCGACGTACGGGCGCTCGACGCGCGGTCACTGCCGGCGCTCGCCGCGGAGGTGCGCGAGCGGCTGGTCGACGTGGTCACCCGCACGGGAGGGCATCTCGGTCCCAATCTCGGCGTCGTCGAGGTCACCATCGCCCTGCACCGGGCGTTCGACTCGCCGCGGGAGCCGATCGTCTGGGACACCGGGCACCAGGCCTACGTGCACAAGATGCTGACCGGGCGGGCTGCCGATCTGGAGTCCTTGCGGGTCGCTGGCGGCCTGAGCGGATACCCGTCCCGCCGCGAGAGCGAGCACGACATCGTCGAGAACTCCCACGCCTCCACCTCGCTGTCGTACGCCGACGGTCTGGCCAAGGCGCACGAGCTCACCGGCTGCCGGCGCTGGGTCGTGGCGGTGATCGGCGACGGCGCGATGACCGGCGGAATGGCCTGGGAGGCCCTGAACAACATCGGCGGGTCCGGCCGCAACGTGCTGGTCGTGCTCAACGACAACGGCAGGTCCTACGAGCCGACGGTCGGCGCGCTCGCCCGCCACCTGGCGGCGCTGCGGGAGGGTTCGGCGAGGTCGAATCTCTTCGAGACTCTGGGACTGCGCTACATCGGCCCGGTGGACGGTCACGACATCACGGCGCTCGAGCGGAGCCTGCGGGCCGTACGCCGCCGTCCCGGCCCCACCGTGCTGCACGTCGTGACCCGCAAGGGCGCCGGCTACGACGCGGCCGAGCAGGACGAGGCGGACTGTCTGCACACGGTGTCGCCGGCCCCACCGCCGGCGCTGACGGCGGCCGTGCGGCCGCGTGGAACCCGTTGGACCGATGCGTTCGCCACAGAGCTCGTCGCCATCGGCGAGGACCGGGCAGACGTCGTCGCGGTGACCGCGGCCATGCGTCGCCCGACCGGTCTGCTGCCGTTCGGCACGCGCTTCCCGCACCGCACCTTCGATGTCGGCATCGCCGAGCAGCACGCGGTCACCTCGGCCGCCGGTCTCGCGACGGGCGGACTGCACCCCGTGGTCGCCATCTACTCCACCTTCCTCAACCGGGCGTTCGACCAGGTCCTCATGGACGTCGCCCTGCATCGGCTGCCGGTGACCTTCGTGCTGGACCGGGCGGGCATCACCGGGCCGGACGGCGCCTCGCACCACGGCATCTGGGACGTGTCGATGCTGGGTCTCGTGCCGGGCATCCGGGTCGCGGCGCCCCGTGACGCCCTGCGGTTGCGCGACCTGTTGCGCGAGGCGGTCGCCGAGGACGGCGGCCCGAGCGTGGTGCGGTTCCCCAAGGGTGAGGCGCCCGCGCCGGTGGGTGCGATCTGCCGGTTCGGCCCGGTCGACGTGCTGCGCCGTCGCGCCGGGGACGGCGACGTCCTGCTCGTCAGCACCGGGCCCCTGGCGGCCGTCGCCCTGGATGCCGCCGACCGGCTGGAGGCGACGGGCGTCGCGGTCACGGTCGTCGACCCGAGGTGGGTCCATCCGCTCGCCCCCGAACTCGTCACGATGGCCGCCGAGCACCAGCTGGTGGTGACCCTGGAGGACAACGCGGTCCCGGCCGGTCCGGGCTCCGCACTGCGCGACCGGTTGCAACAGATGAGCTGCAGCACCAAGGTGCTCACGGTCGGACACGAGGCCCGGTTCATCGGCGTCGGAGAGCGCGAGGACCTGCTCCGTGAGCGGGGCATCGACGTCGCGCACGTCGTCCGGCTGGTGCAGTCCTCCTGCTGGCCCGGCCTGCGGTCGGACGCGGTCCGCCTGCGCGCCCTGCAGGCGTGA
- the hpnD gene encoding presqualene diphosphate synthase HpnD, which translates to MTTATLPDAFAACETITRDEARNFYYGIRLLPPQKRAALCSLYALARRIDDIGDEDRPREDKIRALAALRQDLQRIDASTDPVLLAVAATARDFQVPLEAFLELIDGVEMDLADVTYETFEDLTVYCRRVAGSIGRLCLSVFGAGTDPRAPMYADQLGIALQQTNILRDIREDLLIGRVYLPQQELKEHGITLELDAQGSLCDPEARLAAYIGFAAARAENWYALGGRLLPELDSRSSACCAAMSGIYHRLLTRIRKNPSDVYGSRLSLPGWEKGAVAVSALARGGLR; encoded by the coding sequence ATGACGACGGCCACCCTTCCCGATGCCTTCGCCGCGTGCGAGACCATCACCCGGGACGAGGCACGCAACTTCTACTACGGCATCCGTCTGCTTCCTCCACAGAAGCGCGCCGCGCTGTGCTCCCTCTACGCCCTGGCCCGCCGCATCGACGACATCGGCGACGAGGATCGGCCGCGCGAGGACAAGATCCGCGCCCTGGCCGCCCTGCGGCAGGACCTGCAACGGATCGACGCTTCCACCGACCCCGTCCTGCTCGCGGTGGCCGCGACCGCACGCGACTTCCAGGTGCCGCTGGAGGCGTTCCTGGAGCTGATCGACGGCGTCGAGATGGACCTGGCCGACGTGACGTACGAGACCTTCGAGGACCTCACCGTCTACTGCCGTCGGGTGGCCGGGTCCATCGGCCGGTTGTGCCTGTCCGTCTTCGGCGCCGGCACCGACCCGAGGGCGCCGATGTACGCCGACCAGCTGGGTATCGCGCTGCAGCAGACCAACATCCTGCGCGACATCCGCGAGGACCTGCTCATCGGCCGCGTCTACCTGCCCCAGCAGGAGCTCAAGGAGCACGGCATCACCCTCGAACTCGATGCACAGGGCTCGCTCTGCGATCCCGAGGCGAGGCTCGCCGCCTACATCGGTTTCGCGGCTGCCCGGGCCGAGAACTGGTACGCGCTGGGTGGCCGGCTGCTGCCTGAGCTGGACTCCCGCAGCAGCGCCTGCTGTGCCGCCATGTCGGGCATCTACCACCGGCTGCTGACCCGGATCCGTAAGAACCCCAGTGATGTCTATGGCTCGCGCCTGTCCCTTCCCGGGTGGGAGAAGGGTGCCGTCGCGGTCTCCGCCCTCGCTCGCGGAGGGCTGAGATGA
- the hpnC gene encoding squalene synthase HpnC → MTVAQPSNDTTSRLPMYDARDRSENFPVALRVLPAAIRDHLRRVYSVARHIDELGDSGTGDRTTALRAYRSQVHALWAGERLSEPTLMRLAPTVTACGLSEKPFQDLVAANLQDQSVTEYADFAALLEYCALSADPVGRLVLEIFARSSPERIALSDRICSALQVLEHCQDVVEDSRAGRVYLPQDDLGGAGLSTATLLDPGHREDLCAVVSLQVLRARQLLDAGPPLLRRLDGWAKVSVAGFVAGGLATADAIDRARGDVVTAVPRPRRVDVLRHIAALLLRSGGAG, encoded by the coding sequence ATGACGGTCGCGCAGCCCTCGAACGACACGACTTCGCGCCTGCCGATGTACGACGCACGGGACCGCAGCGAGAACTTTCCGGTGGCTCTGCGCGTGCTTCCGGCGGCGATCCGGGACCATCTGCGCCGGGTCTACTCCGTGGCACGGCACATCGACGAGCTGGGCGACTCGGGCACCGGCGACCGCACGACCGCCCTCAGGGCCTACCGCTCCCAGGTGCACGCGCTCTGGGCCGGTGAGCGGCTGAGTGAGCCGACCCTGATGCGGTTGGCGCCCACGGTGACGGCATGCGGACTGTCCGAGAAGCCCTTCCAGGACCTGGTGGCGGCCAACCTGCAGGACCAGTCTGTGACCGAGTACGCAGATTTCGCCGCCCTTCTCGAATACTGCGCGCTGTCGGCCGACCCCGTCGGCCGCCTCGTGCTGGAGATCTTCGCCAGGTCCTCGCCGGAGCGGATCGCCCTGTCGGACCGGATCTGCTCCGCATTGCAGGTGTTGGAGCACTGCCAGGACGTCGTCGAGGACTCGCGGGCCGGGCGGGTCTATCTGCCGCAGGACGACCTGGGTGGTGCCGGGTTGTCGACCGCGACGTTGCTCGACCCCGGCCATCGAGAGGACCTCTGCGCCGTGGTCTCCCTGCAGGTGCTGCGGGCGCGGCAGCTGCTGGATGCGGGACCACCGCTGCTGCGCCGCCTGGACGGCTGGGCGAAGGTCTCGGTCGCAGGCTTCGTCGCCGGTGGCCTGGCCACCGCGGACGCGATCGACCGCGCGCGGGGTGACGTCGTCACTGCCGTCCCGCGACCACGACGGGTCGACGTGCTTCGTCACATCGCCGCACTGCTGCTGCGCTCCGGAGGTGCTGGATGA
- a CDS encoding polyprenyl synthetase family protein produces MNDIGRAPAQTLDETRSLVLPALHKAVDRLDDLERLTTSYHLGWVDAGGNPVSGAGGKAVRPALAVLGARAVGAEPAVAVPGAVAVELVHNFSLVHDDIMDRDRTRRHRPTVWSVWDEATAILTGDAMLSLAHEVLLEEGGLQAAAASWHLARCTRALINGQVLDMTFEQRAEVSLHECRRMAQGKTAALIATSTVIGAVLAGGDADALDALTTYGLRIGLAFQLVDDLLGVWGDPQVTGKSNFSDLQAKKKTLPVCWALGQDGARAARLRAWFTDGPTDPAALARAAGLLEEAGARDWAEGEARRLVASAQAALRGAALTPSATADLHAMADFIAGRKA; encoded by the coding sequence ATGAACGACATCGGGCGCGCACCCGCGCAGACCCTGGACGAGACCCGTTCGTTGGTGCTGCCCGCGCTGCACAAGGCGGTCGACCGGCTCGACGATCTGGAGCGCCTCACGACCTCCTACCACCTGGGCTGGGTGGACGCCGGCGGCAACCCTGTCTCCGGAGCGGGAGGCAAGGCCGTCCGCCCCGCCCTGGCGGTCCTCGGCGCCCGCGCCGTCGGCGCGGAACCGGCCGTCGCCGTCCCGGGCGCCGTCGCGGTCGAGCTGGTGCACAACTTCTCGCTCGTGCACGACGACATCATGGATCGCGACCGTACGCGCCGGCACCGTCCGACGGTGTGGTCCGTGTGGGACGAGGCGACCGCGATCCTCACCGGGGACGCGATGCTGTCCCTCGCACACGAGGTGCTGCTGGAGGAGGGTGGCCTCCAGGCCGCCGCGGCCTCGTGGCACCTGGCGCGGTGCACCCGTGCACTGATCAACGGTCAGGTGCTCGACATGACCTTCGAGCAGCGTGCCGAGGTGAGCCTGCACGAATGCCGCCGGATGGCGCAGGGCAAGACCGCCGCGCTCATCGCCACCAGCACGGTCATCGGTGCCGTGCTCGCCGGTGGCGACGCCGACGCGCTGGACGCGCTCACCACGTACGGCCTGCGGATCGGTCTGGCCTTCCAGCTGGTCGATGACCTGCTCGGCGTGTGGGGTGATCCGCAGGTCACGGGCAAGTCCAACTTCTCGGACCTGCAGGCCAAGAAGAAGACCCTCCCGGTCTGCTGGGCGCTCGGCCAGGACGGCGCCCGGGCCGCCCGGTTGAGGGCCTGGTTCACGGACGGGCCCACCGATCCGGCCGCCCTCGCACGGGCCGCCGGACTGCTGGAGGAGGCCGGCGCACGCGACTGGGCGGAAGGTGAGGCGCGCCGCCTGGTGGCGAGCGCGCAGGCAGCCCTGCGCGGCGCGGCGCTGACACCGTCCGCCACGGCCGACCTGCACGCCATGGCCGACTTCATCGCCGGCAGGAAGGCCTGA
- the hpnE gene encoding hydroxysqualene dehydroxylase HpnE, with amino-acid sequence MTRAAVIGGGLAGITAAIGLADAGCDVTLLERQAHLGGLTHSFERDGMWVDNGQHVFLRCCTAYRSLLQRLAVAHLVTMQDRLDIPMRSGRRATTGHLRRNGLPAPMHLAGSLARHPWLPVPDRVRAGRIALALAAVDTASAASDETSFGDWLDAHHCSRRLRENLWDVVGLATLNVHADECSLALAATVFQLGLLTDRTAGDIGWSDVPLSQLHGDAAVRALGAAGAEVRVRAKVERVTPASGRWVVRADGVDTEYDQAVLAVPPDVTERLAPWADLGAGPGYAARLGSSPIVNLHVLLDRVVLDTPFVVALDSPLQWVFDRTGQSGVRRGQYLAVSLSGADEDLPRTAAQLREIYLPELRRLLPMMDSAHVLDFFVTREPRATFRATPGTAAYRPTQRTGHVGLAVAGAWTATGWPATMEGAVRSGRDAAAALLQETRRSPRDEVAA; translated from the coding sequence ATGACGCGGGCGGCCGTGATCGGAGGCGGCCTCGCCGGAATCACTGCCGCGATCGGACTCGCCGACGCCGGGTGCGACGTGACCCTCCTGGAGCGGCAGGCGCACCTGGGCGGCCTGACCCACAGCTTCGAGCGCGACGGCATGTGGGTGGACAACGGGCAGCACGTCTTCCTGCGCTGCTGCACCGCCTATCGCAGTCTGTTGCAGCGCCTCGCTGTCGCACACCTGGTGACGATGCAGGACCGCCTGGACATCCCGATGCGCAGCGGGCGGCGCGCCACGACGGGCCATCTGCGCCGCAACGGGCTGCCCGCCCCGATGCACCTGGCCGGCTCGCTCGCCCGTCATCCGTGGTTGCCGGTGCCGGACCGGGTCCGCGCCGGCCGAATCGCTCTGGCGCTGGCCGCGGTCGACACCGCGTCGGCTGCCAGCGACGAGACCAGCTTCGGCGACTGGCTGGACGCACACCACTGTTCGAGGCGGCTGCGCGAGAACCTGTGGGACGTCGTCGGACTCGCGACTCTCAACGTGCATGCCGACGAGTGCTCGCTCGCTCTCGCCGCGACCGTCTTCCAGCTCGGCCTGCTCACCGACCGAACGGCAGGTGACATCGGCTGGTCAGACGTCCCATTGTCACAGCTACACGGCGACGCTGCCGTGCGCGCGTTGGGTGCGGCAGGCGCGGAGGTGCGGGTGCGTGCCAAGGTCGAACGCGTGACGCCCGCGTCGGGCCGGTGGGTCGTGCGCGCCGACGGCGTCGACACGGAGTACGACCAGGCCGTGCTGGCCGTGCCCCCGGACGTTACCGAGCGGCTCGCGCCCTGGGCCGACCTGGGCGCCGGCCCGGGGTACGCCGCACGTCTCGGCAGCTCTCCGATCGTCAACCTGCACGTGCTGCTCGACCGGGTCGTCCTCGACACGCCGTTCGTGGTCGCGCTCGACAGCCCGCTGCAGTGGGTCTTCGATCGCACCGGCCAGTCCGGTGTGCGACGCGGGCAGTACCTCGCGGTCTCGCTGTCCGGCGCCGACGAGGACCTGCCTCGCACCGCCGCGCAGCTCCGCGAGATCTACCTGCCGGAGCTGCGGAGGCTTCTCCCCATGATGGATTCGGCGCACGTGCTGGACTTCTTCGTCACCCGTGAGCCGCGGGCGACGTTCCGCGCGACGCCCGGCACCGCGGCGTACCGGCCGACGCAACGGACCGGACATGTCGGGCTCGCCGTCGCCGGTGCGTGGACCGCGACCGGCTGGCCCGCGACGATGGAGGGCGCGGTACGCAGCGGTAGGGACGCTGCGGCCGCGCTGCTGCAGGAGACCCGGAGATCCCCACGGGACGAGGTGGCGGCGTGA
- the hpnH gene encoding adenosyl-hopene transferase HpnH — MPSMPLRQSLRLGRYLAEQKLRGREKFPLLVELEPLFACNLKCTGCGKIQEPAALLKQRMPVEQAVAAIEESGAPMVSIAGGEPLMHPQIHEIVQQLLDRKKIVFLCTNALLMARHIDKFTPHPDFSWMVHVDGMKERHDASVSKEGGFEAAIDAIKLVQSRGFRVMTNTTVFNSDSPQDVIDVLDYLNDEIKVDNMQIAPGYAYWKAPDQNGFLGVEETRALFAKAFGEGRRKKWRLNHSPLFLDFLEGKVDFECTPWAIPSYSLKGWQRPCYLLDDGYVSTYKELIEDTDWEAFGRGKDERCANCMAHCGYEPTAVVATMGSLRQTLRAAVA; from the coding sequence ATGCCTTCCATGCCCCTGCGCCAGTCGCTACGTCTCGGGCGCTACCTCGCCGAGCAGAAGCTGCGCGGACGAGAGAAGTTCCCGCTGCTCGTCGAGCTCGAACCGCTCTTCGCCTGCAACCTCAAGTGCACCGGCTGCGGCAAGATCCAGGAGCCGGCCGCGCTGCTCAAACAGCGGATGCCGGTCGAGCAGGCCGTCGCCGCGATCGAGGAGAGCGGCGCCCCGATGGTCTCCATCGCCGGGGGAGAGCCACTCATGCACCCGCAGATCCACGAGATCGTCCAGCAGCTGCTGGACCGCAAGAAGATCGTCTTCCTGTGCACCAATGCGCTGCTGATGGCCCGGCACATCGACAAGTTCACCCCGCACCCGGACTTCTCCTGGATGGTGCACGTCGACGGCATGAAGGAGCGGCACGACGCGTCGGTCAGCAAGGAGGGCGGCTTCGAGGCGGCCATCGACGCCATCAAGCTCGTGCAGTCGCGCGGCTTCCGGGTGATGACGAACACGACTGTCTTCAACAGCGATTCACCGCAGGACGTGATCGACGTCCTCGACTATCTCAATGACGAGATCAAGGTCGACAACATGCAGATCGCTCCGGGATACGCCTACTGGAAGGCGCCGGACCAGAACGGCTTCCTCGGCGTCGAGGAGACCCGGGCGCTGTTCGCGAAGGCCTTCGGCGAGGGGCGGCGCAAGAAGTGGCGCCTCAACCACTCGCCGCTCTTCCTGGACTTCCTGGAGGGCAAGGTCGACTTCGAGTGCACCCCGTGGGCGATCCCTTCCTACTCGCTCAAGGGATGGCAACGGCCCTGCTACCTGCTCGACGACGGCTACGTCTCGACGTACAAGGAGCTGATCGAGGACACCGACTGGGAGGCGTTCGGCCGTGGCAAGGACGAGCGGTGTGCGAACTGCATGGCGCACTGCGGCTACGAGCCGACGGCGGTCGTCGCGACGATGGGTTCGCTGCGCCAGACCCTGCGCGCCGCGGTGGCGTGA